In one window of Juglans regia cultivar Chandler chromosome 3, Walnut 2.0, whole genome shotgun sequence DNA:
- the LOC108979346 gene encoding 25.3 kDa vesicle transport protein-like, whose protein sequence is MVKLTMIARVTDGLPLAEGLDAGRDPQDEFYKQQAKSIFKNFSKGQNEPSRMSIETGPYIFHYIIEGRVCYLTMCDRSYPKKLAFQYLEELKNEFQRVNGDQIETAARPYAFIKFDAFIQKTKKLYLDTRTQRNISKLNDELYEVQQIMTRNVQEVLGVGEKLDQVSEMSSRLTSESRIYADKARDLNRQALIRKWAPVAIVIAIVLLLFWVKNKIW, encoded by the exons ATGGTGAAGTTAACCATGATAGCTCGTGTTACTGATGGCCTACCATTAGCAGAAGGACTGGATGCTGGTCGGGATCCACAAGATGAATTCTACAAGCAGCAAGCTAAATCtatattcaaaaatttttcaaagggCCAAAATGAACCATCAAGAATGTCGATTGAAACTGGTCCTTATATATTCCA CTACATCATCGAGGGCCGTGTTTGTTATCTAACTATGTGTGATCGttcttatccaaaaaaattagCTTTTCAGTACCTGGAAGAGCTCAAGAATGAGTTTCAGAGAGTCAACGGGGATCAAATTGAAACTGCAGCCAGACCTTATGCTTTCATTAAATTTG ATGCTTTCATACAGAAAACCAAGAAATTGTATCTGGACACCCGCACTCAACGGAATATCTCAAAGTTGAACGATGAACTCTATGAAGTTCAGCAAATAATGACCCGGAATGTGCAGGAAGTTCTTGGTGTTGGTGAAAAGTTGGACC AGGTTAGTGAGATGTCCAGCCGTTTGACTTCTGAATCTCGCATATATGCTGACAAGGCAAGAGATCTAAATCGACAG GCTTTGATCCGGAAATGGGCTCCAGTTGCAATTGTCATCGCTATTGTTCTTCTCCTCTTTTGGGTCAAAAACAAGATATGGTGA
- the LOC108979345 gene encoding putative E3 ubiquitin-protein ligase LIN-1 isoform X1: MASLQELLVEEGLGLQRWKLPKTRNPVKQRERTQPHESIALPIYICHDRYSFDVSKMKTEKSASKNGSSVFSSRRVRSVSERSHSKSWVPEGSRRHEPAAPIDEVATTAVISILSGYIGRYVKDVNFRETLREKCKSCLVRKKKEPDHKGILVNVELGIESVEKLVEDQGTIRKELRTKTLRNSIRLLSIVDSLNSKSSKNGSTCGTPNSHIYACAQLYLAVVYKLAKNHRTSARHLLQVFCDSPFLARTNLLPDLWEHFFLPHLLHLKIWYTKELETLSNLDNAKKEKIMKALNKVYNDQMDKGTTDFALYYKDWLKSGVKAPPIPTVPLPSKPSYRSSRRRSSDSYTSQSMNKNLYQHVFGSTLERSSMDLFDPNGASVDTCDLEEDVKLCTDEDNCRFVNKGDGTDRGSSSQNLKDSRPELLPETQKSNYFRFFDCRSLPAECLVDGIHTSRNGSVRQEGSTHSSELSRAIFTVCSSDILSECEIAIRIISKAWLDSHGDPAVEAALSEASVIEGMLEVLFASDDDEILEFLISILAEFGGRNKVIRQIILNSDPQLEIFTRLLKSTSLFLKAAVLLYLLKPKAKQMISFEWVPLILRVLEFGDQLQILFTVRCSPQLAAIYLLDQLLTGFDEDRNLENARHVVSLGGMNLLARGIETGDTHDRSNAALLMTCCIRADGSCRNYIAENLNKASLLELIVLESSKNSYSCAFALLTELLCLRRRTQMIEFLWGLKEGWSAMPTMNILLAYLQRAPPEEYPLVAVILLQIDLLGDSMKSSVYREEAVEAMITSLDCRICNDEVQEQSARALLMLGGRFSYTGEAWAERWLLQLAGFHENSWDSFRCKEIDIDGFIHSNGEEEATEDWQRKAATVLFKSGNKRLLAALSNSIANGIPSLARASIITLTWMTSFLHSIEDEDLHSMTCSIIMPQLLESLDFDKDPEERVLASYALLNLMKSSECVSMLSSWDKELLGNLQNLSLVTWTASELISIITSSSRH, encoded by the exons ATGGCTTCCTTACAAGAACTGCTTGTAGAGGAAGGACTTGGGCTTCAGCGCTGGAAACTTCCCAAGACTCGAAACCCTGtgaagcagagagagagaacacaACCGCACGAGTCAATAGCACTGCCTATATACATCTGCCATGATCGATATTCTTTCGATGTCTCGAAAATGAAGACCGAGAAGTCTGCGTCGAAAAATGGGTCTTCAGTCTTTTCATCTAGAAGAGTGCGTTCGGTATCCGAGAGATCGCACTCCAAGTCATGGGTGCCAGAGGGTTCAAGAAGACATGAGCCTGCAGCACCAATTGATGAAGTTGCCACTACAGCAGTGATTTCTATCCTCAGCGGATACATTGGTCGTTACGTAAAAGACGTGAACTTCCGGGAAACACTTCGAGAAAAGTGCAAGTCTTGCTTGgtgagaaaaaagaaggaacCGGATCATAAAGGGATTCTCGTGAACGTAGAACTCGGTATTGAGAGCGTGGAGAAGTTGGTAGAAGATCAAGGGACAATTAGGAAGGAACTAAGAACGAAGACGTTAAGGAATTCCATTCGGCTTCTGAGTATTGTTGATTCCTTGAATTCTAAAAGCTCGAAGAATGGTTCAACTTGTGGAACACCAAATTCGCATATCTACGCATGTGCTCAGCTTTACTTGGCAGTTGTATACAAGCTTGCGAAAAATCATCGGACTTCTGCTAGGCACCTACTTCAAGTTTTCTGTGATTCCCCGTTTCTAGCTCGAACAAACTTGCTTCCTGATCTTTGGGAGCATTTCTTTCTTCCCCACCTTCTTCATCTTAAGATATGGTACACTAAGGAACTCGAGACTCTCTCGAACTTGGACAATGCTAAAAAGGAGAAGATAATGAAGGCCTTGAACAAGGTATACAATGACCAAATGGACAAGGGAACTACTGACTTCGCTCTGTACTATAAAGACTGGCTTAAATCTGGGGTTAAGGCCCCTCCTATTCCTACTGTGCCTTTGCCGTCAAAACCCAGTTATAGATCCTCGAGAAGGAGATCGTCAGATTCTTACACTTCACAGTCCATGAACAAGAACTT ATACCAACATGTATTCGGTTCCACGCTTGAGCGAAGTTCTATGGACCTCTTTGATCCAAATGGAGCTTCAGTTGATACGTGCGATTTAGAAGAAGATGTGAAACTGTGTACAGATGAAGATAACTGCCGCTTTGTTAAT AAAGGAGATGGGACTGATCGAGGGTCATCAAGCCAAAATTTGAAAGATTCGAGACCTGAATTGTTACCGGAGACGCAAAAATCGAACTATTTCCGGTTCTTTGACTGCAGAAGCCTGCCAGCAGAATGCTTAGTGGATGGCATTCATACATCTAGGAATGGCTCAGTCAGACAGGAAGGAAGTACACATTCAAGTGAGTTAAGTAGAGCCATTTTCACAGTTTGCTCCTCAGATATTCTAAGCGAGTGTGAAATTGCAATTCGTATAATCAGCAAAGCCTGGTTGGACTCGCATGGTGATCCTGCCGTAGAAGCTGCATTATCAGAAGCATCCGTTATTGAGGGGATGCTAGAGGTTTTATTTGCCTCGgatgatgatgaaattttagaattcttaatttcaattttagcAGAATTTGGAGGGAGGAATAAGGTGATTAGGCAGATTATACTGAATTCGGATCCACAGCTCGAAATTTTCACGAGACTTCTGAAGAGCACTAGTCTATTTCTAAAGGCTGCTGTTCTGCTTTACCTATTAAAGCCCAAGGCAAAACAGATGATTTCGTTTGAGTGGGTGCCGCTAATCCTCCGAGTTTTAGAGTTTGGAGATCAATTGCAGATCCTATTTACAGTAAGGTGCAGTCCTCAGTTGGCAGCAATATACCTTTTAGACCAACTCCTCACAGGTTTTGACGAAGATAGAAACTTAGAGAATGCTAGACATGTGGTTTCTCTTGGGGGAATGAATCTGCTGGCGCGAGGAATTGAGACAGGGGATACTCATGATAGGAGCAATGCTGCTTTGCTCATGACATGTTGCATTCGAGCTGATGGAAGCTGCCGAAACTACATTGCCGAAAATCTGAACAAGGCTTCTCTTCTTGAGCTTATTGTTCTCGAGAGCAGCAAGAATTCTTACAGCTGTGCATTTGCTTTACTAACCGAGTTACTCTGCCTTAGAAG AAGAACACAGATGATAGAATTTTTATGGGGACTGAAAGAAGGATGGAGTGCCATGCCCACCATGAACATTTTATTAGCCTATCTCCAGAGAGCGCCACCAGAAGAATACCCACTGGTCGCAGTAATCTTATTGCAGATTGATCTTTTG GGTGATTCGATGAAGAGCAGTGTATATAGAGAAGAAGCGGTTGAGGCAATGATAACATCTCTGGACTGTagaatatgtaatgatgaggttCAAGAACAATCAGCAAGAGCTCTTCTGATGTTGGGTGGCCGTTTTTCTTATACTGGAGAGGCATGGGCGGAAAGATGGCTTTTACAGCTAGCAGGCTTCCATGAAAATTCATGGGATTCATTTCGTTGCAAAGAAATTGATATTGATGGTTTCATTCACTCG AATGGAGAGGAAGAGGCAACAGAAGACTGGCAAAGGAAAGCAGCCACCGTCTTGTTCAAAAGTGGGAACAAGAGATTACTGGCTGCCCTTTCAAATTCCATAGCCAACGGCATCCCAAGCTTAGCACGAGCTAGTATCATTACCCTTACTTGGATGACCAGTTTTCTCCATTCAATTGAAGATGAAGATTTGCATTCCATGACATGCTCAATTATCATGCCACAGCTGCTAGAATCCTTGGATTTTGATAAAGATCCCGAGGAAAGAGTGCTGGCTTCATACGCACTACTAAATCTCATGAAGAGTTCAG AATGCGTTTCAATGCTCTCATCATGGGATAAAGAGTTGCTTGGCAATCTACAGAATCTCTCCTTGGTGACATGGACAGCTAGTGAGCTTATTTCAATCATCACAAGTAGCTCAAGGCACTAG
- the LOC108979345 gene encoding putative E3 ubiquitin-protein ligase LIN-1 isoform X3 has protein sequence MASLQELLVEEGLGLQRWKLPKTRNPVKQRERTQPHESIALPIYICHDRYSFDVSKMKTEKSASKNGSSVFSSRRVRSVSERSHSKSWVPEGSRRHEPAAPIDEVATTAVISILSGYIGRYVKDVNFRETLREKCKSCLVRKKKEPDHKGILVNVELGIESVEKLVEDQGTIRKELRTKTLRNSIRLLSIVDSLNSKSSKNGSTCGTPNSHIYACAQLYLAVVYKLAKNHRTSARHLLQVFCDSPFLARTNLLPDLWEHFFLPHLLHLKIWYTKELETLSNLDNAKKEKIMKALNKVYNDQMDKGTTDFALYYKDWLKSGVKAPPIPTVPLPSKPSYRSSRRRSSDSYTSQSMNKNLYQHVFGSTLERSSMDLFDPNGASVDTCDLEEDVKLCTDEDNCRFVNKGDGTDRGSSSQNLKDSRPELLPETQKSNYFRFFDCRSLPAECLVDGIHTSRNGSVRQEGSTHSSELSRAIFTVCSSDILSECEIAIRIISKAWLDSHGDPAVEAALSEASVIEGMLEVLFASDDDEILEFLISILAEFGGRNKVIRQIILNSDPQLEIFTRLLKSTSLFLKAAVLLYLLKPKAKQMISFEWVPLILRVLEFGDQLQILFTVRCSPQLAAIYLLDQLLTGFDEDRNLENARHVVSLGGMNLLARGIETGDTHDRSNAALLMTCCIRADGSCRNYIAENLNKASLLELIVLESSKNSYSCAFALLTELLCLRRTQMIEFLWGLKEGWSAMPTMNILLAYLQRAPPEEYPLVAVILLQIDLLGDSMKSSVYREEAVEAMITSLDCRICNDEVQEQSARALLMLGGRFSYTGEAWAERWLLQLAGFHENSWDSFRCKEIDIDGFIHSNGEEEATEDWQRKAATVLFKSGNKRLLAALSNSIANGIPSLARASIITLTWMTSFLHSIEDEDLHSMTCSIIMPQLLESLDFDKDPEERVLASYALLNLMKSSECVSMLSSWDKELLGNLQNLSLVTWTASELISIITSSSRH, from the exons ATGGCTTCCTTACAAGAACTGCTTGTAGAGGAAGGACTTGGGCTTCAGCGCTGGAAACTTCCCAAGACTCGAAACCCTGtgaagcagagagagagaacacaACCGCACGAGTCAATAGCACTGCCTATATACATCTGCCATGATCGATATTCTTTCGATGTCTCGAAAATGAAGACCGAGAAGTCTGCGTCGAAAAATGGGTCTTCAGTCTTTTCATCTAGAAGAGTGCGTTCGGTATCCGAGAGATCGCACTCCAAGTCATGGGTGCCAGAGGGTTCAAGAAGACATGAGCCTGCAGCACCAATTGATGAAGTTGCCACTACAGCAGTGATTTCTATCCTCAGCGGATACATTGGTCGTTACGTAAAAGACGTGAACTTCCGGGAAACACTTCGAGAAAAGTGCAAGTCTTGCTTGgtgagaaaaaagaaggaacCGGATCATAAAGGGATTCTCGTGAACGTAGAACTCGGTATTGAGAGCGTGGAGAAGTTGGTAGAAGATCAAGGGACAATTAGGAAGGAACTAAGAACGAAGACGTTAAGGAATTCCATTCGGCTTCTGAGTATTGTTGATTCCTTGAATTCTAAAAGCTCGAAGAATGGTTCAACTTGTGGAACACCAAATTCGCATATCTACGCATGTGCTCAGCTTTACTTGGCAGTTGTATACAAGCTTGCGAAAAATCATCGGACTTCTGCTAGGCACCTACTTCAAGTTTTCTGTGATTCCCCGTTTCTAGCTCGAACAAACTTGCTTCCTGATCTTTGGGAGCATTTCTTTCTTCCCCACCTTCTTCATCTTAAGATATGGTACACTAAGGAACTCGAGACTCTCTCGAACTTGGACAATGCTAAAAAGGAGAAGATAATGAAGGCCTTGAACAAGGTATACAATGACCAAATGGACAAGGGAACTACTGACTTCGCTCTGTACTATAAAGACTGGCTTAAATCTGGGGTTAAGGCCCCTCCTATTCCTACTGTGCCTTTGCCGTCAAAACCCAGTTATAGATCCTCGAGAAGGAGATCGTCAGATTCTTACACTTCACAGTCCATGAACAAGAACTT ATACCAACATGTATTCGGTTCCACGCTTGAGCGAAGTTCTATGGACCTCTTTGATCCAAATGGAGCTTCAGTTGATACGTGCGATTTAGAAGAAGATGTGAAACTGTGTACAGATGAAGATAACTGCCGCTTTGTTAAT AAAGGAGATGGGACTGATCGAGGGTCATCAAGCCAAAATTTGAAAGATTCGAGACCTGAATTGTTACCGGAGACGCAAAAATCGAACTATTTCCGGTTCTTTGACTGCAGAAGCCTGCCAGCAGAATGCTTAGTGGATGGCATTCATACATCTAGGAATGGCTCAGTCAGACAGGAAGGAAGTACACATTCAAGTGAGTTAAGTAGAGCCATTTTCACAGTTTGCTCCTCAGATATTCTAAGCGAGTGTGAAATTGCAATTCGTATAATCAGCAAAGCCTGGTTGGACTCGCATGGTGATCCTGCCGTAGAAGCTGCATTATCAGAAGCATCCGTTATTGAGGGGATGCTAGAGGTTTTATTTGCCTCGgatgatgatgaaattttagaattcttaatttcaattttagcAGAATTTGGAGGGAGGAATAAGGTGATTAGGCAGATTATACTGAATTCGGATCCACAGCTCGAAATTTTCACGAGACTTCTGAAGAGCACTAGTCTATTTCTAAAGGCTGCTGTTCTGCTTTACCTATTAAAGCCCAAGGCAAAACAGATGATTTCGTTTGAGTGGGTGCCGCTAATCCTCCGAGTTTTAGAGTTTGGAGATCAATTGCAGATCCTATTTACAGTAAGGTGCAGTCCTCAGTTGGCAGCAATATACCTTTTAGACCAACTCCTCACAGGTTTTGACGAAGATAGAAACTTAGAGAATGCTAGACATGTGGTTTCTCTTGGGGGAATGAATCTGCTGGCGCGAGGAATTGAGACAGGGGATACTCATGATAGGAGCAATGCTGCTTTGCTCATGACATGTTGCATTCGAGCTGATGGAAGCTGCCGAAACTACATTGCCGAAAATCTGAACAAGGCTTCTCTTCTTGAGCTTATTGTTCTCGAGAGCAGCAAGAATTCTTACAGCTGTGCATTTGCTTTACTAACCGAGTTACTCTGCCTTAGAAG AACACAGATGATAGAATTTTTATGGGGACTGAAAGAAGGATGGAGTGCCATGCCCACCATGAACATTTTATTAGCCTATCTCCAGAGAGCGCCACCAGAAGAATACCCACTGGTCGCAGTAATCTTATTGCAGATTGATCTTTTG GGTGATTCGATGAAGAGCAGTGTATATAGAGAAGAAGCGGTTGAGGCAATGATAACATCTCTGGACTGTagaatatgtaatgatgaggttCAAGAACAATCAGCAAGAGCTCTTCTGATGTTGGGTGGCCGTTTTTCTTATACTGGAGAGGCATGGGCGGAAAGATGGCTTTTACAGCTAGCAGGCTTCCATGAAAATTCATGGGATTCATTTCGTTGCAAAGAAATTGATATTGATGGTTTCATTCACTCG AATGGAGAGGAAGAGGCAACAGAAGACTGGCAAAGGAAAGCAGCCACCGTCTTGTTCAAAAGTGGGAACAAGAGATTACTGGCTGCCCTTTCAAATTCCATAGCCAACGGCATCCCAAGCTTAGCACGAGCTAGTATCATTACCCTTACTTGGATGACCAGTTTTCTCCATTCAATTGAAGATGAAGATTTGCATTCCATGACATGCTCAATTATCATGCCACAGCTGCTAGAATCCTTGGATTTTGATAAAGATCCCGAGGAAAGAGTGCTGGCTTCATACGCACTACTAAATCTCATGAAGAGTTCAG AATGCGTTTCAATGCTCTCATCATGGGATAAAGAGTTGCTTGGCAATCTACAGAATCTCTCCTTGGTGACATGGACAGCTAGTGAGCTTATTTCAATCATCACAAGTAGCTCAAGGCACTAG
- the LOC108979345 gene encoding putative E3 ubiquitin-protein ligase LIN-1 isoform X2: MASLQELLVEEGLGLQRWKLPKTRNPVKQRERTQPHESIALPIYICHDRYSFDVSKMKTEKSASKNGSSVFSSRRVRSVSERSHSKSWVPEGSRRHEPAAPIDEVATTAVISILSGYIGRYVKDVNFRETLREKCKSCLVRKKKEPDHKGILVNVELGIESVEKLVEDQGTIRKELRTKTLRNSIRLLSIVDSLNSKSSKNGSTCGTPNSHIYACAQLYLAVVYKLAKNHRTSARHLLQVFCDSPFLARTNLLPDLWEHFFLPHLLHLKIWYTKELETLSNLDNAKKEKIMKALNKVYNDQMDKGTTDFALYYKDWLKSGVKAPPIPTVPLPSKPSYRSSRRRSSDSYTSQSMNKNLYQHVFGSTLERSSMDLFDPNGASVDTCDLEEDVKLCTDEDNCRFVNKGDGTDRGSSSQNLKDSRPELLPETQKSNYFRFFDCRSLPAECLVDGIHTSRNGSVRQEGSTHSSELSRAIFTVCSSDILSECEIAIRIISKAWLDSHGDPAVEAALSEASVIEGMLEVLFASDDDEILEFLISILAEFGGRNKVIRQIILNSDPQLEIFTRLLKSTSLFLKAAVLLYLLKPKAKQMISFEWVPLILRVLEFGDQLQILFTVRCSPQLAAIYLLDQLLTGFDEDRNLENARHVVSLGGMNLLARGIETGDTHDRSNAALLMTCCIRADGSCRNYIAENLNKASLLELIVLESSKNSYSCAFALLTELLCLRRRTQMIEFLWGLKEGWSAMPTMNILLAYLQRAPPEEYPLVAVILLQIDLLGDSMKSSVYREEAVEAMITSLDCRICNDEVQEQSARALLMLGGRFSYTGEAWAERWLLQLAGFHENSWDSFRCKEIDIDGFIHSNGEEEATEDWQRKAATVLFKSGNKRLLAALSNSIANGIPSLARASIITLTWMTSFLHSIEDEDLHSMTCSIIMPQLLESLDFDKDPEERVLASYALLNLMKSSVSAVCRTLDQNFRLVSQQNAFQCSHHGIKSCLAIYRISPW, translated from the exons ATGGCTTCCTTACAAGAACTGCTTGTAGAGGAAGGACTTGGGCTTCAGCGCTGGAAACTTCCCAAGACTCGAAACCCTGtgaagcagagagagagaacacaACCGCACGAGTCAATAGCACTGCCTATATACATCTGCCATGATCGATATTCTTTCGATGTCTCGAAAATGAAGACCGAGAAGTCTGCGTCGAAAAATGGGTCTTCAGTCTTTTCATCTAGAAGAGTGCGTTCGGTATCCGAGAGATCGCACTCCAAGTCATGGGTGCCAGAGGGTTCAAGAAGACATGAGCCTGCAGCACCAATTGATGAAGTTGCCACTACAGCAGTGATTTCTATCCTCAGCGGATACATTGGTCGTTACGTAAAAGACGTGAACTTCCGGGAAACACTTCGAGAAAAGTGCAAGTCTTGCTTGgtgagaaaaaagaaggaacCGGATCATAAAGGGATTCTCGTGAACGTAGAACTCGGTATTGAGAGCGTGGAGAAGTTGGTAGAAGATCAAGGGACAATTAGGAAGGAACTAAGAACGAAGACGTTAAGGAATTCCATTCGGCTTCTGAGTATTGTTGATTCCTTGAATTCTAAAAGCTCGAAGAATGGTTCAACTTGTGGAACACCAAATTCGCATATCTACGCATGTGCTCAGCTTTACTTGGCAGTTGTATACAAGCTTGCGAAAAATCATCGGACTTCTGCTAGGCACCTACTTCAAGTTTTCTGTGATTCCCCGTTTCTAGCTCGAACAAACTTGCTTCCTGATCTTTGGGAGCATTTCTTTCTTCCCCACCTTCTTCATCTTAAGATATGGTACACTAAGGAACTCGAGACTCTCTCGAACTTGGACAATGCTAAAAAGGAGAAGATAATGAAGGCCTTGAACAAGGTATACAATGACCAAATGGACAAGGGAACTACTGACTTCGCTCTGTACTATAAAGACTGGCTTAAATCTGGGGTTAAGGCCCCTCCTATTCCTACTGTGCCTTTGCCGTCAAAACCCAGTTATAGATCCTCGAGAAGGAGATCGTCAGATTCTTACACTTCACAGTCCATGAACAAGAACTT ATACCAACATGTATTCGGTTCCACGCTTGAGCGAAGTTCTATGGACCTCTTTGATCCAAATGGAGCTTCAGTTGATACGTGCGATTTAGAAGAAGATGTGAAACTGTGTACAGATGAAGATAACTGCCGCTTTGTTAAT AAAGGAGATGGGACTGATCGAGGGTCATCAAGCCAAAATTTGAAAGATTCGAGACCTGAATTGTTACCGGAGACGCAAAAATCGAACTATTTCCGGTTCTTTGACTGCAGAAGCCTGCCAGCAGAATGCTTAGTGGATGGCATTCATACATCTAGGAATGGCTCAGTCAGACAGGAAGGAAGTACACATTCAAGTGAGTTAAGTAGAGCCATTTTCACAGTTTGCTCCTCAGATATTCTAAGCGAGTGTGAAATTGCAATTCGTATAATCAGCAAAGCCTGGTTGGACTCGCATGGTGATCCTGCCGTAGAAGCTGCATTATCAGAAGCATCCGTTATTGAGGGGATGCTAGAGGTTTTATTTGCCTCGgatgatgatgaaattttagaattcttaatttcaattttagcAGAATTTGGAGGGAGGAATAAGGTGATTAGGCAGATTATACTGAATTCGGATCCACAGCTCGAAATTTTCACGAGACTTCTGAAGAGCACTAGTCTATTTCTAAAGGCTGCTGTTCTGCTTTACCTATTAAAGCCCAAGGCAAAACAGATGATTTCGTTTGAGTGGGTGCCGCTAATCCTCCGAGTTTTAGAGTTTGGAGATCAATTGCAGATCCTATTTACAGTAAGGTGCAGTCCTCAGTTGGCAGCAATATACCTTTTAGACCAACTCCTCACAGGTTTTGACGAAGATAGAAACTTAGAGAATGCTAGACATGTGGTTTCTCTTGGGGGAATGAATCTGCTGGCGCGAGGAATTGAGACAGGGGATACTCATGATAGGAGCAATGCTGCTTTGCTCATGACATGTTGCATTCGAGCTGATGGAAGCTGCCGAAACTACATTGCCGAAAATCTGAACAAGGCTTCTCTTCTTGAGCTTATTGTTCTCGAGAGCAGCAAGAATTCTTACAGCTGTGCATTTGCTTTACTAACCGAGTTACTCTGCCTTAGAAG AAGAACACAGATGATAGAATTTTTATGGGGACTGAAAGAAGGATGGAGTGCCATGCCCACCATGAACATTTTATTAGCCTATCTCCAGAGAGCGCCACCAGAAGAATACCCACTGGTCGCAGTAATCTTATTGCAGATTGATCTTTTG GGTGATTCGATGAAGAGCAGTGTATATAGAGAAGAAGCGGTTGAGGCAATGATAACATCTCTGGACTGTagaatatgtaatgatgaggttCAAGAACAATCAGCAAGAGCTCTTCTGATGTTGGGTGGCCGTTTTTCTTATACTGGAGAGGCATGGGCGGAAAGATGGCTTTTACAGCTAGCAGGCTTCCATGAAAATTCATGGGATTCATTTCGTTGCAAAGAAATTGATATTGATGGTTTCATTCACTCG AATGGAGAGGAAGAGGCAACAGAAGACTGGCAAAGGAAAGCAGCCACCGTCTTGTTCAAAAGTGGGAACAAGAGATTACTGGCTGCCCTTTCAAATTCCATAGCCAACGGCATCCCAAGCTTAGCACGAGCTAGTATCATTACCCTTACTTGGATGACCAGTTTTCTCCATTCAATTGAAGATGAAGATTTGCATTCCATGACATGCTCAATTATCATGCCACAGCTGCTAGAATCCTTGGATTTTGATAAAGATCCCGAGGAAAGAGTGCTGGCTTCATACGCACTACTAAATCTCATGAAGAGTTCAG TTTCAGCTGTTTGCCGCACTCTTGACCAAAATTTTCGTCTGGTTTCCCAACAGAATGCGTTTCAATGCTCTCATCATGGGATAAAGAGTTGCTTGGCAATCTACAGAATCTCTCCTTGGTGA
- the LOC108979344 gene encoding anthocyanidin reductase ((2S)-flavan-3-ol-forming) produces MATQHIGKKTACVVGGSGFVASLLVKLLLEKGYAVNTTVRNPENQKKLSHLIALQALGDLKIFGADLTDGGSFDAPIAGCDLVFHLATPVNFASEDPENDMIKPAILGVHNVLKACVKAKTVKRVILTSSAAAVSINDLNGTGLVMDESHWTDVEFLSTAKPPTWGYPASKTLAEKAAWKFAEENNIDLITVIPTLMAGTPLTPDIPSSVDLAMSLITGNEFLINALKGMQMLSGSISITHVEDVCRAQIFVAEKESASGRYICCAVNSSVPELAKFLNKRYPQYQVPTDFGGFPSKAKLTLSSEKLIKEGFSFKYGLEDVYDQSVDYFKAKGELKN; encoded by the exons ATGGCCACCCAACATATCGGAAAGAAAACTGCGTGCGTGGTCGGCGGCTCCGGGTTCGTGGCATCTCTTCTGGTCAAGCTTTTGCTTGAGAAGGGCTATGCCGTCAACACCACTGTTAGGAACCCAG AGAATCAGAAGAAGTTATCTCACCTCATAGCCTTACAAGCTTTGGGGGACCTAAAAATTTTTGGAGCAGATCTAACCGATGGAGGAAGCTTTGACGCTCCTATAGCTGGTTGTGACCTTGTGTTCCATCTTGCAACTCCGGTTAACTTTGCTTCAGAAGATCCTGAG AATGACATGATCAAGCCAGCAATCCTAGGGGTACATAATGTTTTGAAAGCCTGTGTGAAAGCAAAGACTGTTAAACGTGTCATTTTGACATCATCAGCAGCTGCTGTATCAATCAACGATCTCAATGGGACGGGTTTAGTCATGGATGAAAGCCACTGGACCGATGTTGAGTTTTTGAGCACTGCAAAGCCACCTACTTGG GGTTATCCTGCTTCCAAGACACTTGCTGAGAAAGCAGCTTGGAAATTCGCTgaggaaaataatattgatcTCATCACTGTTATTCCTACTCTTATGGCTGGTACTCCTCTCACTCCGGACATCCCAAGCAGTGTTGATCTAGCTATGTCTCTAATTACAG GCAATGAATTCCTCATAAATGCATTGAAAGGTATGCAAATGCTGTCTGGTTCAATATCTATCACACATGTGGAGGATGTTTGCCGGGCTCAGATATTTGTGGCTGAGAAAGAATCTGCTTCCGGTCGATACATTTGCTGTGCTGTCAATAGCAGTGTTCCCGAGCTTGCAAAGTTCCTCAACAAAAGATATCCTCAGTACCAAGTCCCAACTGA TTTCGGAGGTTTTCCCTCCAAGGCCAAGTTGACCTTATCTTCAGAGAAGCTTATCAAAGAAGGGTTCAGTTTCAAGTACGGACTAGAAGATGTTTATGACCAAAGTGTGGATTACTTCAAAGCTAAGGGCGAGCTGAAGAACTAA